One genomic segment of Oxyura jamaicensis isolate SHBP4307 breed ruddy duck chromosome 33 unlocalized genomic scaffold, BPBGC_Ojam_1.0 oxy33_random_OJ72889, whole genome shotgun sequence includes these proteins:
- the LOC118158653 gene encoding uncharacterized protein LOC118158653 — MDNAEERPRCLSPSAGGLPWAGGAPCPVGTGQGGTEDGRLWADVASFPAPCAVATRGGWVCATPEQPGAEGDSGFGSSPWGTSPGRKEGAQPPGEPLDSCGASSPWSHQPRDGGQRARRSRGRHRERDQRDTGRWQGDAPGLHTPGKAPAVGGLSPHHPSWAETRCSQAPDSFEMEEVPSAGEDDGDAHEEAGCFLPLSLRARRSLMLQGGSGHSDSSGFVEEPLPEQTP, encoded by the exons ATGGACAATGCCGAGGAGCGTCCCCGTTGCCTGAGCCCTTCGGCCGGGGGTCTGCCgtgggctgggggtgctccGTGCCCcgtggggacaggacagggtGGCACAGAGGACGGACGGCTGTGGGCGGATGTCGCCTCGTTCCCAGCTCCGTGCGCCGTGGCCACCCGTGGCGGGTGGGTGTGTGCCACCCCCGAGCAGCCGGGAGCCGAGGGGGACTCCGGGTTTGGCTCCAGCCCCTGGGGGACCTCCCCcgggaggaaggaaggggccCAGCCCCCCGGCGAGCCCCTGGACTCCTGCGGGGCATCGTCCCCTTGGTCCCACCAGCCAAGAGATGGAGGCCAACGGGCCCGGCGGAGCAGGGGACGGCACCGGGAGCGTGACCAGAGGGACACCGGCCGGTGGCAGGGGGATGCACCGGGGCTGCACACCCCCGGGAAGGCTCCGGCGGTGGGGGGGCTCTCCCCCCATCACCCCAGCTGGGCAGAGACACGTTGCAGCCAGGCCCCGGACTCCTTCGAGATGGAAGAG GTGCCGAGCGCCGGCGAAGACGACGGCGATGCCCACGAGGAAGCCGGctgcttcctccctctctccctgcgGGCCCGGAGAA GCTTGatgctgcaggggggcagcggCCACTCCGACAGCAGCGGCTTCGTGGAGGAGCCGCTGCCCGAGCAGACGCCGTGA